The Candidatus Nezhaarchaeota archaeon genome segment AACGTCCTTGTGGCTGCTACTTCATCCATCTTGCTTGTCTTTGTCTTGGGAATGGTTATTGAAAAATTTAGCGTATATCCCGTAAGAGTCTCAGAGCTGAAGGTATTGGTAACCACATTCGGTGTGGGCAAGATACTTGAACAAGTCATCTACTTAATATGGGGACCAACATATGTTACATCTCCCGTATACGTCTCAGGAACTTTAAGTTTCTTCGGCGTATCCATTGGCCTTTATCAACTAATGGTCTTTATGTTAGGCGTTACCTTAATAGCATTGTTGTGGATCTTTATTCAGAAGTCTAGGTTAGGTAAGGCTATTCGCGCGATTGCTCAAGATGAAGAAGCTGCGTTAATCCATGGCGTAGATGTTAAATGGATACGTACATTAACCTTTGCCCTTGCCAGTGCCTTAGCTGCTATTGCAGGCATCTTTCTAGGCTCAATTTACATGTTTCACTCAGCGAGTGGGTGGGAGTACCTTCTAATAGCTTTAAGCATTACGATCGTTGGGGGTCTAGGAGATATTAGGGGGGCTATACTTGCCAGTTTCTTGGTAGGAGTTATAGAGGCTTGCATTGGATACTTCATCTCTCCAATATGGCGCACAACAGTTTACTTCGTCTTAATCATCGTTATACTGGCGACTAAGCCCTCAGGCTTAATAAGGCTAATCGTCAAAGGGTGAAGTCAATGTTTAATGAGCTAAGAGCAAGAATTAACGTAATAAAACTGTTCTTCTGGATAGTGCCGCTAGCTATCCTCACAGTAGTCCCCAT includes the following:
- a CDS encoding branched-chain amino acid ABC transporter permease; the protein is MAAVLVQVVLNGLTLGALYALMAIGLSLIFGIMGVVNLSHGSLLIMAAFVTYTLYHWLAGNVLVAATSSILLVFVLGMVIEKFSVYPVRVSELKVLVTTFGVGKILEQVIYLIWGPTYVTSPVYVSGTLSFFGVSIGLYQLMVFMLGVTLIALLWIFIQKSRLGKAIRAIAQDEEAALIHGVDVKWIRTLTFALASALAAIAGIFLGSIYMFHSASGWEYLLIALSITIVGGLGDIRGAILASFLVGVIEACIGYFISPIWRTTVYFVLIIVILATKPSGLIRLIVKG